Proteins co-encoded in one Prescottella sp. R16 genomic window:
- a CDS encoding fatty acid desaturase, translated as MAITDIKEYAHLTDADVEALGRELDAIRRDVEESRGERDARYIRNTIRLQRGLEIGGRAVLFGSRKRPLWLLGAGLLGVSKIIENMELGHNVMHGQWDWMNDPEVHSANWEWDNADPSAHWKQTHNYLHHKYTNILGMDDDVGYGLLRVTRDQRWKPFNYGNLAYNTLLALAFQYGVAIQHLELGKVAKGRDDRAETKRKLAEVGEKIGKQIVKDYVVHPALTGKAWKSTMTANLTANVIRNVWTNAVIFCGHFPDGAEKFTKADVDKETHAEWYLRQMLGSANISGGPVMDFMTGNLSYQIEHHIYPDLPSNRYAEIAVKVRALCDKYDLPYTTGPLLVQYLKAWRTIAKLSLPNKYLTDTADDAPETASERKFGGNTTATIDPVTGRRQGLLSAITASKKRRGLRALLSR; from the coding sequence GTGGCGATTACGGACATCAAGGAGTACGCGCATCTGACGGATGCCGACGTCGAGGCGCTCGGACGCGAGCTCGATGCGATCCGCCGGGATGTCGAGGAGTCCCGTGGCGAACGCGACGCCCGGTACATCCGCAACACGATCCGGCTGCAGCGCGGCCTCGAGATCGGTGGCCGGGCTGTACTGTTCGGCAGCCGCAAGCGACCGCTGTGGCTGCTCGGTGCCGGCCTGCTCGGCGTCTCGAAGATCATCGAGAACATGGAGCTCGGGCACAACGTGATGCACGGGCAGTGGGACTGGATGAACGATCCGGAGGTCCACTCCGCGAACTGGGAGTGGGACAACGCCGATCCGTCGGCGCACTGGAAGCAGACCCACAACTACCTGCATCACAAGTACACGAACATCCTCGGCATGGACGACGATGTCGGATACGGGCTGCTGCGGGTGACCCGTGACCAGCGCTGGAAGCCGTTCAACTACGGCAACCTCGCCTACAACACGCTGCTGGCGCTGGCGTTCCAGTACGGTGTCGCGATCCAGCATCTCGAACTGGGCAAGGTCGCCAAGGGTCGGGACGATCGCGCCGAGACCAAGCGCAAGCTGGCCGAGGTCGGCGAGAAGATCGGCAAGCAGATCGTCAAGGACTACGTCGTCCACCCGGCGCTGACCGGCAAGGCGTGGAAGTCGACGATGACGGCGAATCTGACCGCCAACGTGATCCGCAACGTGTGGACGAATGCGGTGATCTTCTGCGGTCACTTCCCGGACGGTGCCGAGAAGTTCACGAAGGCGGACGTCGACAAGGAGACGCACGCCGAGTGGTACCTGCGCCAGATGCTCGGCAGTGCCAACATCTCGGGCGGCCCGGTCATGGACTTCATGACCGGCAATCTCAGCTACCAGATCGAGCACCACATCTACCCGGATCTGCCGTCCAACCGGTACGCCGAGATCGCGGTGAAGGTGCGGGCGCTGTGCGACAAGTACGACCTGCCGTACACGACCGGCCCGCTGCTGGTGCAGTACCTCAAGGCCTGGCGGACCATCGCGAAGCTGTCGCTGCCGAACAAGTACCTCACCGACACCGCGGACGATGCGCCCGAGACGGCGTCCGAGCGCAAGTTCGGTGGCAACACCACTGCGACGATCGATCCGGTGACCGGCCGTCGTCAGGGCCTGCTGTCGGCGATCACGGCATCGAAGAAGCGTCGCGGCCTGCGCGCGCTGCTGTCCCGCTAG
- a CDS encoding acyl-CoA desaturase — MAITDIKEFAHLTDADIELLGAELDAIRRDVEASRGVRDARYIRGVIRAQRSLELGARVVLLGSRRRPLWVLGTGMLSLAKIIENMELGHNITHGQWDWMNDPEIHSTTWEWDMTGPSEHWKRAHNYAHHTYTNIVGMDEDVGFGILRMTRDEKWRPINLLQPIANVVLAAGFEWGIALHDLSAQKKLEGVDPMQLNSGPNRQFAVKIVRQVGKDFVLFPALTGKAWKHTLAANATANLVRNLWAYAVIFCGHFPDGAEKFTVEQFENETRAQWYLRQMLGSANIDAGPVMAFLTGNLSYQIEHHLFPDLPSNWYAEVAARVQALCAKYDLPYTTGPLSRQYLLALRTIHKLALPDRFLTRTSDDAPETSSERKFASTGSQIAEALRVDAETGRRRGLLSALRAHAEAQVGRRRALRRG; from the coding sequence GTGGCCATCACCGACATCAAAGAGTTCGCCCATCTCACGGACGCCGACATCGAGTTGCTCGGTGCCGAGCTGGACGCGATCCGCCGTGACGTCGAGGCGTCCCGTGGTGTGCGTGACGCTCGCTACATCCGTGGGGTGATCCGGGCGCAGCGGTCGCTCGAACTGGGGGCGCGGGTGGTACTGCTGGGCAGCCGGCGGCGTCCGCTGTGGGTGCTCGGGACCGGCATGTTGTCGCTCGCGAAGATCATCGAGAACATGGAGCTGGGGCACAACATCACCCACGGCCAGTGGGATTGGATGAACGACCCGGAGATCCACTCCACGACGTGGGAGTGGGACATGACGGGCCCGTCGGAGCATTGGAAGCGCGCCCACAACTACGCCCATCACACGTACACGAACATCGTCGGCATGGACGAGGACGTGGGATTCGGGATCCTGCGGATGACGCGGGACGAGAAGTGGCGTCCGATCAATCTGCTGCAGCCGATCGCGAACGTGGTTCTCGCGGCCGGGTTCGAGTGGGGTATCGCACTGCACGACCTCTCGGCGCAGAAGAAGCTCGAGGGCGTCGACCCGATGCAGCTGAACTCCGGGCCGAACAGGCAGTTCGCGGTCAAGATCGTCCGACAGGTCGGCAAGGATTTCGTGCTGTTCCCGGCGTTGACGGGGAAGGCGTGGAAGCACACGCTGGCCGCGAACGCGACGGCGAACCTGGTTCGCAACCTGTGGGCGTACGCGGTGATCTTCTGCGGGCACTTCCCGGACGGCGCCGAGAAGTTCACGGTCGAACAGTTCGAGAACGAGACGCGTGCGCAGTGGTATCTGCGGCAGATGCTGGGCAGCGCCAACATCGATGCCGGTCCGGTGATGGCGTTCCTGACCGGCAATCTGAGTTACCAGATCGAGCACCACCTGTTCCCGGATCTGCCGTCGAACTGGTATGCGGAGGTCGCGGCGCGGGTGCAGGCGCTGTGCGCGAAGTACGACCTGCCGTACACGACCGGGCCGTTGAGCCGTCAGTATCTGCTGGCGTTGCGGACGATCCACAAGCTGGCGTTGCCGGACCGGTTCCTCACGCGGACGTCCGACGACGCCCCGGAGACGTCGTCGGAGCGCAAGTTCGCGTCGACGGGATCGCAGATCGCGGAGGCGTTGCGGGTCGATGCGGAGACCGGACGCCGGCGCGGGCTGTTGTCGGCGCTGAGGGCGCATGCCGAGGCGCAGGTGGGACGGCGTCGCGCCCTGCGCCGGGGCTGA
- a CDS encoding ferredoxin reductase — translation MGLKSWIEAPAARAAGSNRSVANVVRGAVTRLTTPLLPDDYLHLVNPLWSARELRGRIVEVRPETSDSATLVIKPGWGFDFDYRPGQYVGIGILVDGRWHWRSYSLTSAPDVDHKLISITVKAMPEGFLSSHLVTGVPSGTIVRLAAPTGNFALPSPPPEKILFLTAGSGITPVISMLRTMDRRGDLPDVVHVHSAPTADDTMFAGELARLGAAHPSFRCHVQHTRTAGKFALASLDEVCPDWRERQTWACGPQAMLDDIEQTWKHEGVEPNLHLERFAVSRADLSGEGGAVTFARSGKNAQVDGATTLLEAGEKAGVLMPFGCRMGICQTCVVPLASGHAVDLRTGKEHAEGERIQTCISAAAGDCTLDV, via the coding sequence ATGGGACTGAAGAGCTGGATCGAGGCGCCGGCGGCGAGGGCCGCGGGCTCGAACCGGTCGGTGGCGAACGTGGTGCGCGGTGCCGTCACCCGGTTGACGACACCGCTGCTCCCCGACGACTACCTGCATTTGGTCAATCCGTTGTGGTCTGCGCGTGAGTTGCGGGGCCGGATCGTCGAGGTGCGGCCCGAGACGTCCGATTCCGCGACGTTGGTGATCAAGCCGGGCTGGGGATTCGACTTCGACTACCGGCCGGGCCAGTACGTCGGTATCGGCATTCTCGTCGACGGTCGCTGGCATTGGCGCTCGTACTCGCTCACGTCGGCGCCGGACGTCGACCACAAGCTGATCTCCATCACCGTGAAGGCGATGCCGGAGGGGTTCCTGTCGAGCCATCTGGTCACCGGGGTGCCGTCGGGCACGATCGTGCGCCTGGCCGCGCCGACGGGGAATTTCGCGTTGCCGTCGCCGCCGCCGGAGAAGATCCTGTTCCTCACCGCGGGCAGCGGTATCACGCCGGTCATCTCGATGTTGCGGACGATGGACCGTCGCGGTGACCTGCCCGACGTGGTCCACGTGCATTCGGCGCCGACCGCGGACGACACGATGTTCGCGGGTGAGCTCGCCCGGCTCGGGGCGGCACATCCGTCGTTCCGTTGCCACGTGCAGCACACCCGGACCGCCGGCAAGTTCGCGCTCGCATCGCTCGACGAGGTGTGCCCGGACTGGCGGGAGCGGCAGACGTGGGCGTGCGGTCCGCAGGCCATGCTCGACGACATCGAGCAGACGTGGAAGCACGAGGGCGTCGAACCGAATCTGCACCTCGAACGGTTCGCGGTGTCGCGGGCCGATCTGTCGGGGGAGGGCGGCGCGGTGACGTTCGCCCGTTCCGGCAAGAATGCGCAGGTGGACGGGGCGACGACGCTGCTCGAGGCGGGTGAGAAGGCCGGGGTGCTCATGCCGTTCGGCTGCCGCATGGGTATCTGTCAGACGTGTGTGGTCCCGCTGGCGTCCGGTCATGCGGTGGACCTGCGTACCGGCAAGGAGCATGCCGAGGGTGAGCGCATCCAGACGTGCATCTCCGCGGCGGCGGGCGACTGTACGCTCGACGTGTAA
- a CDS encoding wax ester/triacylglycerol synthase family O-acyltransferase, with amino-acid sequence MSAQDASFYFLDASNTPMHMGSLAILQVPSGGLDFEAVLRLVEGRLHLVPRYRQKVREVAYGLARPVWVDDTDFDITYHVRRSALPSPGTDDQLHDLVARLTSRPLDTTRPLWEMYVVEGLAGNRCAVFVKSHSALVDGTHALDIGQVLLDEDDELPAVVDDLWMPERAPGEPALVAEALAQLVAQPREGIATLRMTLRDVNTVVDEASEVLGKLAALVRTAAQPAPSSLLNVPVSRSRRFAVARTDLERYREIRARYGCSINDAVLTVVAGAMRTWLLSRGEPVSEASTLRVLAPMSICEARPGTNGAAVVDVCGAGESGAEHAWTSSFLMDLPVGEPNPVMRLSHVQHATEEFARQGRPVTARTMVRLSGFAPASLHARAARLASGMSQRMFNLVVTNAPGPQIPLYLAGMRMVEMYPVSPLLENQTLGIALTSYDGYVHYGLNADRDAMPDVDVVAASLHESLEELVEAGG; translated from the coding sequence TCTATTTCCTCGACGCGAGCAACACCCCGATGCACATGGGGTCGTTGGCGATCCTGCAGGTGCCGTCGGGTGGTCTCGACTTCGAGGCGGTGTTGCGGCTCGTCGAGGGCCGGTTGCATCTGGTGCCTCGGTATCGGCAGAAGGTACGGGAGGTGGCGTACGGGCTGGCGCGTCCGGTGTGGGTGGACGACACCGATTTCGACATCACCTATCACGTCCGGCGGTCGGCGTTGCCGTCCCCGGGAACCGACGACCAGCTGCACGATCTGGTGGCGCGGTTGACGTCCCGGCCGTTGGATACGACGCGGCCGCTGTGGGAGATGTATGTCGTGGAGGGGCTGGCCGGTAACCGGTGTGCGGTGTTCGTGAAGTCGCATTCGGCGTTGGTGGACGGCACCCATGCTCTCGACATCGGTCAGGTGCTTCTCGACGAGGACGACGAGTTGCCGGCGGTCGTCGACGATCTGTGGATGCCGGAGCGGGCGCCGGGGGAGCCGGCGCTGGTCGCGGAGGCACTCGCCCAGTTGGTGGCGCAGCCGCGGGAGGGCATCGCGACGTTGCGGATGACGTTGCGGGACGTGAACACCGTGGTCGACGAGGCGTCGGAGGTGCTGGGCAAGCTTGCGGCTCTGGTGCGGACGGCGGCGCAGCCGGCGCCGTCGAGTCTGTTGAACGTGCCGGTGTCGCGCAGTCGCCGGTTCGCGGTGGCCCGCACGGATCTCGAGCGGTACCGGGAGATCCGGGCCCGGTACGGCTGTTCGATCAACGATGCGGTGCTGACCGTGGTGGCGGGTGCGATGCGGACGTGGCTGTTGTCGCGGGGGGAGCCGGTGTCGGAGGCGTCGACACTGCGGGTGCTCGCGCCGATGTCGATCTGCGAGGCCCGACCGGGCACGAACGGGGCCGCCGTCGTCGATGTGTGTGGCGCCGGGGAGTCCGGTGCGGAGCATGCGTGGACGTCGTCGTTCCTGATGGATCTGCCTGTGGGGGAACCGAACCCGGTGATGCGGCTGTCGCACGTCCAGCATGCGACGGAGGAGTTCGCACGGCAGGGTCGCCCGGTGACGGCGCGGACGATGGTGCGGTTGTCGGGGTTCGCTCCGGCGTCGCTGCATGCGCGGGCGGCGCGGCTCGCGTCCGGGATGTCGCAGCGCATGTTCAATCTCGTCGTCACGAACGCGCCGGGGCCGCAGATTCCGTTGTATCTGGCGGGGATGCGGATGGTGGAGATGTATCCGGTGTCGCCGCTGCTCGAGAATCAGACGCTCGGTATCGCCTTGACGTCGTACGACGGGTACGTCCACTACGGTTTGAATGCGGACCGCGACGCCATGCCCGACGTGGATGTGGTGGCCGCGTCGTTGCACGAATCTCTCGAGGAGTTGGTGGAGGCCGGTGGCTGA